In Amycolatopsis solani, a single window of DNA contains:
- a CDS encoding NAD(P)/FAD-dependent oxidoreductase → MNRTRVVVIGAGIVGAACARELRLAGFDVLVVDRGRPAGGTTSHGEGNLLVSDKGPGAELALARLSNRLWPRLIAEIAGEDPRAASAAEFDAKGGIVVATTEAGARALTAFAGTQAAAGVRTEPLSAADVAEAEPALTREVTAAVHYPEDAQVQPAGAALALLGSALAHGARLRADTEVTGARVEGGRLTGVRVAGEVLDADVVVNAAGPWAGEVSARLGAPIAVRPRRGEVLVTTPMPGVVRHKVYDADYVGAVGTGSGDLQTSAVVESTRGGTVLIGSSRRRVGFDDAIRPEVLGAIAAKAVRLFPALADAAVMRAYGGFRPYVDDHLPVLGEDPRLGNLWHATGHEGAGIGLSVGTARLLRELLTGAAPSMPVEEFTVDRPAVVA, encoded by the coding sequence ATGAACCGAACGCGGGTGGTGGTGATCGGCGCCGGGATCGTCGGCGCGGCCTGCGCCAGGGAACTCCGCCTGGCCGGCTTCGACGTCCTCGTCGTCGACCGCGGCCGGCCCGCGGGCGGCACCACCTCCCACGGGGAAGGCAACCTCCTCGTCTCGGACAAGGGACCCGGCGCGGAACTCGCGCTGGCGCGACTGTCGAACCGGTTGTGGCCGCGGCTGATCGCCGAAATCGCCGGGGAAGACCCGCGGGCGGCGTCCGCGGCGGAGTTCGACGCCAAGGGCGGCATCGTCGTCGCCACCACCGAGGCCGGCGCCCGCGCGCTGACCGCGTTCGCCGGGACGCAGGCCGCCGCCGGGGTGCGCACCGAACCGCTCTCCGCGGCCGACGTCGCCGAGGCCGAACCCGCGCTGACCCGCGAGGTGACCGCCGCCGTCCACTACCCCGAGGACGCCCAGGTGCAGCCGGCCGGCGCGGCGCTCGCGCTGCTCGGGTCCGCGCTCGCCCACGGCGCCCGGCTGCGCGCGGACACCGAGGTGACCGGGGCCCGCGTCGAAGGCGGCCGGCTCACCGGGGTCCGCGTAGCCGGCGAAGTCCTCGACGCGGACGTCGTCGTGAACGCGGCGGGTCCCTGGGCCGGCGAAGTCTCGGCGCGCCTCGGTGCCCCGATCGCCGTCCGGCCCCGCCGCGGGGAAGTGCTGGTGACCACCCCGATGCCCGGCGTGGTGCGGCACAAGGTCTACGACGCCGACTACGTCGGAGCGGTCGGGACCGGCAGTGGTGACCTGCAGACGTCCGCGGTGGTCGAGTCGACGCGCGGCGGCACCGTGCTGATCGGCTCGTCGCGGCGCCGGGTGGGGTTCGACGACGCGATCCGGCCGGAGGTGCTGGGCGCCATCGCGGCCAAGGCCGTCCGGCTGTTCCCCGCCCTCGCCGACGCGGCGGTGATGCGGGCCTACGGCGGCTTCCGGCCCTATGTGGACGATCACCTCCCGGTGCTGGGCGAGGATCCGCGGCTCGGGAACCTCTGGCACGCGACCGGGCACGAAGGCGCGGGGATCGGCCTCAGCGTCGGCACCGCGCGGCTGCTGCGGGAACTGCTCACCGGGGCGGCGCCGTCGATGCCGGTCGAAGAGTTCACTGTGGACCGTCCGGCGGTGGTCGCATGA
- a CDS encoding helix-turn-helix domain-containing protein has translation MLAVNLRAARAARELSLSELARRSGIGKATLSQLEAGTGNPTIETVFSLSRALEVAISDLLDHRPRGGLTVVRAADVEVLRGEGVDLRPLRRIEADNSVFEVYDQVVRGDAPQRSQGHVGVEHTVVQTGELRVEVSGRVVELGPGDYVAFDAREPHSYTALAAPVHSVLLLQYRADERLDGRPHPVLQD, from the coding sequence ATGCTGGCGGTCAACCTGCGTGCCGCGCGGGCGGCGCGCGAGCTGTCGCTGTCGGAGCTGGCGCGGCGGTCCGGGATCGGCAAGGCGACGCTCTCGCAGCTCGAAGCGGGCACCGGCAACCCGACCATCGAGACCGTCTTCAGCCTGTCCCGCGCCCTCGAGGTGGCGATCTCCGACCTGCTCGACCACCGGCCGCGCGGCGGGCTGACCGTCGTGCGGGCGGCCGACGTCGAGGTGCTCCGCGGGGAGGGCGTCGACCTGCGGCCGCTGCGCCGGATCGAGGCCGACAACAGCGTCTTCGAGGTCTACGACCAGGTCGTGCGGGGTGACGCGCCGCAGCGCTCGCAGGGGCACGTCGGCGTCGAGCACACCGTCGTGCAGACCGGTGAGCTGCGGGTCGAGGTCTCCGGGCGGGTCGTCGAGCTCGGGCCGGGCGACTACGTGGCGTTCGACGCCCGCGAGCCGCACAGCTACACCGCGCTCGCGGCGCCGGTGCATTCGGTGCTGCTCCTGCAGTACCGCGCGGACGAGCGGCTCGACGGCCGGCCGCACCCCGTGCTGCAGGATTGA
- a CDS encoding methyltransferase produces MLEAGLRAHTGAAARCLTWRRSFFDPLPTGADAYLLSDILHDWDDDHARRILDGCRRAATPGATVVVVEPVRDQGADTTIDLFMLMCFGGRERTVEELTALADGSGLTLRAASPVADGRTALELVPSDGDAR; encoded by the coding sequence GTGCTCGAAGCGGGCCTGCGGGCGCACACAGGAGCCGCGGCGAGGTGTTTGACCTGGCGCCGCAGTTTCTTCGACCCGCTGCCCACCGGCGCGGACGCCTACCTGCTGTCGGACATCCTGCACGACTGGGACGACGACCACGCCCGCCGCATCCTCGACGGCTGCCGCCGCGCCGCCACCCCGGGCGCCACCGTGGTGGTCGTCGAGCCGGTGCGCGACCAGGGCGCGGACACGACGATCGACCTGTTCATGCTGATGTGCTTCGGCGGTCGCGAACGGACCGTCGAAGAACTCACCGCTTTGGCTGACGGAAGCGGTCTGACCCTGCGCGCCGCAAGCCCGGTGGCGGACGGGCGGACGGCGCTGGAACTCGTGCCGTCCGATGGGGACGCTCGCTGA
- a CDS encoding DUF1540 domain-containing protein, with translation MTTTEMPAVHECTVSGCSYNHDGCHAFAITVGGDNGSADCGTFVPLNTKGGLDRVVAQVGACSRADCRHNSALECTAPSVRVGPGDGGHAANCLTYDR, from the coding sequence ATGACCACCACCGAAATGCCCGCCGTGCACGAGTGCACCGTCAGTGGGTGTTCCTACAACCACGACGGCTGCCACGCCTTCGCCATCACCGTCGGCGGTGACAACGGGTCCGCCGACTGCGGCACGTTCGTCCCGCTGAACACGAAGGGCGGACTGGACCGCGTCGTGGCGCAGGTCGGCGCGTGTTCCCGCGCGGACTGCCGTCACAACTCGGCGCTGGAGTGCACCGCGCCCAGCGTCCGCGTCGGCCCCGGCGACGGCGGGCACGCGGCGAACTGCCTGACCTACGACCGGTAG
- a CDS encoding phosphocholine-specific phospholipase C, with protein MTDVNRRRFLQLAGGTAALSALSTSIARAAEIPAYRHSGTLRDVEHIVVLMQENRSFDHYFGTLRGVRGYGDPRPATLANGKSVWAQSDGTRDIYPFRPEADNLGLQFIQDLPHGWKDTHAAWNGGKYDKWVPAKGSTTMAYLTREDIPFHYALADAFTICDAYHCSFMGSTDPNRYYMWTGYTGNDGAGGGPVLGNDEKGYSWTTYPERLEKAGVSWKIYQDIGDGLDAAGGWGWIDDAYRGNYGDNSLLYFNSYRDAKPGDALYEKARTGTNAKAGEGYFDRLRADVKAGKLPQVSWITAPEAFCEHPNWPVNYGAWYIAQVLDALTANPEVWSKTALLITYDENDGFFDHVVPPYATAGQSTVDTTGEIYAGSASNPAGPYGLGQRVPMLVVSPWSKGGYVCSETFDHTSIIRFIEQRFGVHEPNISAWRRSVCGDLTSAFDFSRTDVRVPALPDTAGYEPPDRDRHPDYVPAVPAKNVLPKQERGLRPARPLPYDLSADAHLTGGGLAVTFTNHGRAGAAFYVVSPSGEPRTYTAGAGRSLTATLPASGAYDYTAYGPSGFVREYRGTAPGPEVAVRCGDGGLSLVLTNPGPTPVRLTVKDAYGHHAVTRTVRPGAKVVEEIGIRRSNNWYDVSVTSDRDPKFLRRLAGHVETGRPSTSDPAILTN; from the coding sequence ATGACGGACGTCAATCGTCGGCGTTTCCTGCAGCTGGCCGGCGGCACGGCTGCCCTTTCCGCTCTTTCCACCAGCATCGCCCGCGCGGCGGAGATCCCCGCTTACCGGCACAGCGGGACGCTGCGGGACGTCGAGCACATCGTGGTCCTGATGCAGGAGAACCGGTCGTTCGACCACTACTTCGGCACGCTGCGCGGCGTGCGCGGCTACGGCGACCCGCGGCCGGCGACCCTGGCGAACGGCAAGTCCGTCTGGGCGCAGTCGGACGGCACGCGCGACATCTACCCGTTCCGCCCCGAAGCGGACAACCTCGGCCTGCAGTTCATCCAGGACCTCCCGCACGGCTGGAAGGACACGCACGCGGCGTGGAACGGCGGCAAGTACGACAAGTGGGTGCCCGCGAAGGGGTCGACCACGATGGCGTACCTGACGCGTGAGGACATCCCGTTCCACTACGCGCTGGCCGACGCATTCACGATCTGCGACGCCTACCACTGCTCGTTCATGGGCTCGACCGACCCGAACCGCTACTACATGTGGACGGGGTACACGGGCAACGACGGCGCCGGCGGCGGCCCGGTCCTCGGCAACGACGAAAAGGGCTACTCCTGGACGACCTACCCCGAGCGGCTGGAGAAGGCCGGGGTGTCGTGGAAGATCTACCAGGACATCGGCGACGGCCTCGACGCTGCCGGCGGCTGGGGCTGGATCGACGACGCCTACCGCGGCAACTACGGCGACAACTCGTTGCTGTACTTCAACTCCTACCGCGACGCGAAGCCCGGCGACGCGCTCTACGAAAAGGCGCGCACCGGCACGAACGCGAAGGCGGGCGAGGGGTACTTCGACCGGCTGCGCGCCGACGTCAAGGCCGGGAAACTGCCGCAGGTTTCGTGGATCACCGCGCCGGAGGCGTTCTGCGAGCACCCGAACTGGCCGGTCAACTACGGCGCCTGGTACATCGCGCAGGTGCTCGACGCGCTGACCGCGAACCCGGAGGTGTGGAGCAAGACCGCGCTGCTCATCACCTACGACGAGAACGACGGCTTCTTCGACCACGTCGTCCCGCCGTACGCGACGGCCGGGCAGTCCACTGTGGACACCACGGGGGAGATCTACGCCGGCTCGGCGTCGAACCCGGCCGGCCCCTACGGGCTCGGCCAGCGCGTGCCGATGCTCGTGGTGTCGCCGTGGAGCAAGGGCGGCTACGTGTGCTCGGAGACGTTCGACCACACGTCGATCATCCGGTTCATCGAACAGCGCTTCGGCGTGCACGAGCCGAACATCTCGGCCTGGCGGCGCTCGGTGTGCGGTGACCTGACGTCGGCGTTCGACTTCTCTCGCACCGACGTGCGCGTCCCGGCCCTGCCGGACACCGCGGGCTACGAGCCGCCGGACCGCGACCGCCACCCGGACTACGTCCCCGCCGTCCCGGCGAAGAACGTGCTGCCGAAGCAGGAACGCGGCCTGCGCCCGGCCCGGCCCCTGCCGTACGACCTGTCGGCCGACGCCCACCTGACCGGCGGGGGCCTGGCGGTGACGTTCACCAACCACGGCCGCGCGGGCGCGGCGTTCTACGTCGTCTCCCCGTCGGGCGAGCCGAGGACGTACACGGCGGGCGCGGGCCGGTCCCTCACGGCGACGCTGCCGGCCAGCGGCGCGTACGACTACACGGCGTACGGACCGAGCGGCTTCGTCCGCGAGTACCGTGGCACGGCCCCGGGCCCGGAGGTCGCGGTCCGCTGCGGCGACGGCGGCCTTTCGCTGGTCCTGACCAACCCGGGCCCCACCCCGGTGCGGCTGACGGTGAAGGACGCCTATGGCCACCACGCGGTGACGCGCACGGTGCGGCCGGGTGCGAAGGTCGTCGAGGAGATCGGGATCCGGCGCAGCAACAACTGGTATGACGTCTCGGTGACGTCGGACCGCGATCCGAAGTTCCTGCGCCGCCTGGCGGGCCACGTCGAGACGGGCCGCCCGAGCACGAGCGACCCGGCGATCCTGACGAACTGA
- a CDS encoding MarR family winged helix-turn-helix transcriptional regulator has translation MNDVPDSAFDRDADGRLFSPEVRAALAGFSVDGDTAALEAAAAVRSAARGLDQLRSHGTGSRGLSAGALDVLIRLAGREAGINVKDLAASAGVSSRNVTGLVDTLERAGLAARVPDTRDRRSVLVRITPDGRTWLEDFRRPSQAAMAAVFRGFTAAETTTLRHLCLRLVENQQHLARYLEDR, from the coding sequence ATGAATGACGTACCTGACTCCGCGTTCGACCGGGACGCGGACGGCCGCCTGTTCTCCCCCGAGGTCCGCGCGGCACTGGCCGGGTTCTCCGTCGACGGCGACACCGCAGCGCTGGAGGCGGCCGCCGCCGTCCGCTCGGCCGCGCGCGGCCTGGACCAGCTGCGTTCCCACGGCACCGGCAGCCGCGGCCTCAGCGCGGGCGCGCTCGACGTCCTCATCCGGCTCGCCGGGCGCGAAGCCGGCATCAACGTCAAGGACCTGGCTGCGTCCGCCGGGGTCAGTTCGCGCAACGTGACCGGCCTCGTCGACACCCTGGAACGCGCGGGTCTCGCCGCGCGGGTCCCCGACACCCGCGACCGCCGGTCGGTGCTGGTCCGGATCACCCCGGACGGCCGGACCTGGCTCGAGGACTTCCGGCGCCCGTCCCAGGCGGCGATGGCCGCCGTGTTCCGCGGCTTCACCGCCGCGGAGACGACGACGCTGCGGCACCTGTGCCTGCGCCTCGTCGAGAACCAGCAGCACCTCGCCCGCTACCTGGAGGACAGATGA
- a CDS encoding LysR family transcriptional regulator gives MELRQLRYFVAVAAELNFGRAAERLHIAGPSLSQQIKALERDLGVRLFDRDRRSVSLTSCGEALLPRIRALLAEADDLRRSAAGFAASEPVRLGYVNWRPADLLDRVAGVAQLHVDTWVLPSHAQLRRVADGSIDLAISWARAGDLAEHELEGHLIGADRLHAIGTGTAPVRAADTVVLVDADTASWASWNGYAEEFAAATGAEVVRTQDGGVTGPAFFDHVRKLGRPVLNSPKGQTTPVPPDLARRPVVAPAPFWTWSLVSRRDERGAAVRAVIAALTRDVGSLGLGTGNAWLPSDDPHAVPG, from the coding sequence ATGGAGCTACGCCAGCTTCGGTACTTCGTGGCCGTCGCCGCCGAACTGAACTTCGGCCGGGCCGCGGAGCGGCTGCACATCGCGGGCCCCTCGCTGTCCCAGCAGATCAAGGCGCTGGAGCGCGACCTGGGTGTCCGCCTCTTCGACCGCGACCGGCGCTCGGTGTCGCTCACCAGCTGCGGCGAAGCGCTGCTGCCCCGGATCCGCGCGCTGCTGGCGGAGGCGGACGACCTGCGCCGCTCGGCGGCGGGCTTCGCCGCGAGCGAACCGGTGCGGCTCGGGTACGTCAACTGGCGTCCCGCGGACCTGCTCGACCGCGTGGCGGGCGTGGCGCAGCTGCACGTCGACACGTGGGTGCTGCCCTCGCACGCCCAGCTGCGCCGGGTCGCCGACGGCAGCATCGACCTGGCCATCAGCTGGGCCCGCGCGGGCGACCTGGCCGAGCACGAGCTCGAAGGGCACCTGATCGGCGCGGACCGCCTGCACGCGATCGGCACCGGCACCGCCCCGGTCCGCGCGGCGGACACCGTCGTGCTGGTCGACGCCGACACCGCGAGCTGGGCCTCCTGGAACGGCTACGCCGAGGAGTTCGCCGCCGCCACCGGGGCGGAGGTCGTCCGCACCCAGGACGGCGGCGTCACCGGCCCGGCGTTCTTCGACCACGTCCGCAAGCTCGGCCGCCCGGTGCTGAACTCCCCGAAGGGCCAGACGACCCCGGTCCCGCCGGACCTCGCGCGACGCCCGGTCGTGGCCCCGGCCCCGTTCTGGACATGGTCACTCGTGTCCCGCCGGGACGAGCGCGGCGCGGCGGTCCGCGCCGTGATCGCCGCGCTCACCCGCGACGTCGGGTCGCTGGGCCTCGGCACCGGGAACGCCTGGCTCCCGTCGGACGACCCGCACGCCGTGCCGGGCTAG
- a CDS encoding glycoside hydrolase family 9 protein, translated as MRAKKTLAVLAAAVLGLTAGAVPAAAADYERLLNGTFDSGSADPWWAGSGTTGRVTGGEFCISVPGGTANGYDALSGQNGVPFEAGQPYTLTFDAHATTTQQISAVAGEAVSPYRQISRTDLTVTPSKQHFTVTFTSTLDFPNAGNGQLAFWFGGQAADNTVCLDNISLVGGVVPPGGLPPTSGIRVNQESYVPGLPKRATVISDATSPLTWTLKNSAGTAVATGQTRPRGADAASGEKVHEIDFSAYETQGTGYTLSVGAEASFPFAIAADGLKQLRYDSLAFFYHQRSGIAIDAQYAGAAYARPAGHVNVAPNQGDDRVPCRSDLNCGYTLDVRGGWYDAGDHGKYVVNGGIAAWQLLDEYERALRVGDASALGDGKLAIPERANGVPDILDEARWEVDFLLAMQVPDGKPDAGMVHHKIHDAQWTSLPTRPDQDSQPRRLSPPSTAATLNTAAVAAQASRLWRTLDPAYSAKLLAAGEKAYAAAKANPNKLADPNDGTGGGTYSDSTVTDEFYWAAAELFATTGKSAYRSDVTGSALYRGASFTTHGFDWASTGALGDITLALVPTDLPAADVAAIKTAVTTTADSHLAQLATMGYPAPYRTADGTYEWGSNGLVANNGVVLALAYDFTKQDKYRDGAFAAMDYLLGRNPANYSYISGHGDQAVQNVHHRFWAHQLDASLPTAPPGALSGGPNSGLQDPTAARLLAGCAPQRCFVDDIQAYSVNEVAINWNAALAWLAGWTAEKSPSGADTTAPTAPGTPAVSAVSATGATVTWPAAADPESGVAGYDVVRVSGSARTVLATVTGTTATLTGLTPSTAYTLVVVARNGAGAKSADSPPARFTTPPDTPAGGCAVTYTANTWNGGFTATVNLTNTGTTAWTAWTLKFSFPGNQKVTQGWSATWSQSGADVTAAAMPWNASVAPGRSVAIGFNGSYTGTNANPAAFTVNGKAC; from the coding sequence ATGCGGGCGAAGAAGACCTTGGCCGTGCTGGCCGCGGCGGTGCTGGGGCTGACGGCGGGCGCCGTGCCCGCCGCTGCCGCGGACTACGAACGGCTGCTCAACGGCACTTTCGACAGCGGCAGCGCCGACCCGTGGTGGGCCGGTTCGGGCACGACCGGCCGGGTCACCGGCGGGGAGTTCTGCATCAGCGTCCCCGGTGGCACGGCCAACGGCTACGACGCGCTGTCCGGGCAGAACGGCGTGCCCTTCGAGGCCGGGCAGCCCTACACCCTCACGTTCGACGCGCACGCGACGACCACCCAGCAGATCTCCGCCGTCGCCGGGGAAGCCGTGTCGCCGTACCGGCAGATCTCGCGCACCGACCTGACGGTCACGCCGTCGAAGCAGCACTTCACGGTCACCTTCACGTCCACTTTGGACTTCCCGAACGCGGGCAACGGGCAGCTGGCCTTCTGGTTCGGCGGCCAGGCCGCGGACAACACCGTGTGCCTGGACAACATTTCGCTCGTCGGCGGGGTCGTCCCGCCCGGCGGCCTCCCGCCGACCAGCGGCATCCGGGTGAACCAGGAGAGCTACGTACCCGGCCTGCCCAAGCGCGCCACCGTGATCAGCGACGCGACCTCCCCGCTGACGTGGACGCTGAAGAACTCCGCCGGCACCGCCGTCGCCACCGGCCAGACCCGGCCGCGCGGCGCGGACGCCGCGTCCGGTGAGAAGGTGCACGAGATCGACTTCTCCGCCTACGAAACCCAGGGCACCGGCTACACCCTGAGCGTCGGCGCGGAGGCCAGCTTCCCGTTCGCCATCGCCGCGGACGGGCTGAAGCAGCTGCGCTACGACTCGCTGGCGTTCTTCTACCACCAGCGCAGCGGCATCGCGATCGACGCCCAGTACGCCGGCGCCGCCTACGCGCGCCCCGCCGGTCACGTCAACGTCGCGCCGAACCAGGGCGACGACCGCGTTCCGTGCCGCTCGGACCTGAACTGCGGCTACACCCTCGACGTCCGCGGCGGCTGGTACGACGCGGGCGACCACGGCAAGTACGTCGTCAACGGCGGGATCGCCGCGTGGCAGCTGCTCGACGAGTACGAGCGGGCGCTGCGCGTGGGTGACGCGAGCGCGCTCGGCGACGGCAAGCTGGCCATCCCCGAGCGCGCCAACGGCGTGCCCGACATCCTGGACGAGGCCCGCTGGGAGGTCGACTTCCTGCTCGCAATGCAGGTGCCGGACGGCAAGCCGGACGCGGGCATGGTCCACCACAAGATCCACGACGCGCAGTGGACGTCCCTGCCGACTCGCCCGGACCAGGACAGCCAGCCGCGCCGGCTCTCCCCGCCGAGCACCGCCGCCACGCTGAACACGGCCGCGGTCGCGGCGCAGGCGTCCCGGCTGTGGCGGACCCTCGACCCGGCGTACTCGGCGAAGCTGCTCGCCGCGGGCGAAAAGGCCTACGCGGCGGCGAAGGCGAACCCGAACAAGCTCGCCGACCCGAACGACGGCACCGGCGGTGGGACCTACAGCGACAGCACCGTGACCGACGAGTTCTACTGGGCGGCCGCGGAGTTGTTCGCCACCACGGGCAAGAGCGCCTACCGGAGCGACGTCACCGGCTCCGCGCTCTACCGCGGCGCCAGTTTCACCACCCACGGCTTCGACTGGGCCTCGACGGGCGCGCTCGGTGACATCACGCTGGCGCTGGTGCCCACCGACCTGCCCGCGGCGGACGTCGCGGCGATCAAGACCGCGGTCACCACCACCGCCGACAGCCACCTGGCGCAGCTCGCCACCATGGGCTACCCGGCGCCCTACCGCACGGCCGACGGCACGTACGAGTGGGGATCCAACGGCCTGGTCGCGAACAACGGCGTCGTGCTCGCGCTGGCGTACGACTTCACCAAGCAGGACAAGTACCGCGACGGCGCGTTCGCGGCGATGGACTACCTGCTGGGCCGCAACCCCGCGAACTACTCCTACATCTCGGGTCACGGCGACCAGGCGGTGCAGAACGTGCACCACCGGTTCTGGGCGCACCAGCTGGACGCCTCGCTGCCGACCGCCCCGCCCGGCGCGCTGTCCGGCGGCCCGAACAGCGGCCTGCAGGACCCCACGGCGGCCCGCCTGCTCGCCGGCTGCGCGCCCCAGCGCTGCTTCGTCGACGACATCCAGGCGTACTCGGTGAACGAGGTCGCGATCAACTGGAACGCCGCGCTGGCCTGGCTGGCCGGCTGGACGGCGGAGAAGTCGCCCTCCGGCGCGGACACGACCGCCCCGACCGCGCCGGGCACGCCCGCGGTGTCCGCGGTCTCGGCCACCGGCGCGACGGTGACCTGGCCGGCGGCGGCCGACCCGGAAAGCGGCGTGGCGGGCTACGACGTCGTCCGCGTGAGCGGCTCGGCCCGCACGGTGCTCGCCACCGTCACCGGGACGACCGCGACCTTGACCGGGCTCACGCCCTCGACCGCGTACACACTGGTCGTGGTGGCCCGCAACGGAGCCGGCGCGAAGTCGGCGGATTCGCCGCCGGCGCGGTTCACGACCCCACCGGACACCCCGGCGGGCGGCTGCGCCGTCACGTACACGGCGAACACCTGGAACGGCGGCTTCACGGCGACGGTCAACCTGACCAACACGGGCACCACGGCCTGGACGGCGTGGACGCTCAAGTTCTCCTTCCCCGGCAACCAGAAGGTGACGCAGGGCTGGTCGGCGACGTGGTCGCAGTCGGGCGCGGACGTGACCGCGGCGGCGATGCCGTGGAACGCCTCGGTGGCCCCGGGCCGGTCGGTGGCGATCGGGTTCAACGGCAGTTACACCGGGACCAACGCGAACCCGGCGGCGTTCACGGTGAACGGGAAGGCCTGCTAG
- a CDS encoding GH12 family glycosyl hydrolase domain-containing protein, translating to MKLKHTLSAVLLTAAGLVAPLAGAPAAQADTLICDQYGSTTIGGKYVVMNNRWGSSATQCINVTGSGFRIQTQQGSTSGGAPLSYPAVYVGCHYANCSPGTNLPRQLSRIGSAPSSISYTYAGGTFDASYDIWMDPTAKTNGVNQMELMIWFNRVGGVQPVGGRVGTTSIGGRSWEVWQGNNGGNDVVSYVAQSAISSWSFNVLDFVNDVDARTRVDRSWYLTSIQAGFEPWSGGVGLAVNSFSASVS from the coding sequence ATGAAGCTCAAGCACACCCTTTCCGCGGTCCTGCTGACCGCGGCCGGGCTGGTGGCCCCGCTCGCCGGCGCCCCGGCCGCGCAGGCCGACACGCTGATCTGCGACCAGTACGGCTCGACGACCATCGGCGGCAAGTACGTCGTCATGAACAACCGCTGGGGCAGCAGCGCGACCCAGTGCATCAACGTCACCGGCAGCGGGTTCCGGATCCAGACCCAGCAGGGCTCCACCAGCGGCGGCGCGCCGCTGTCCTACCCGGCGGTCTACGTCGGGTGCCACTACGCCAACTGTTCCCCCGGCACGAACCTGCCCCGCCAGCTCAGCCGGATCGGCAGCGCGCCGTCGTCGATTTCCTACACCTACGCCGGCGGCACCTTCGACGCCTCCTACGACATCTGGATGGACCCGACCGCGAAGACCAACGGGGTCAACCAGATGGAGCTGATGATCTGGTTCAACCGCGTCGGCGGCGTGCAGCCGGTCGGCGGCCGGGTCGGCACGACGAGCATCGGCGGGCGGAGCTGGGAAGTCTGGCAGGGCAACAACGGCGGCAACGACGTGGTGTCCTACGTGGCCCAGTCCGCGATCTCGAGCTGGTCGTTCAACGTCCTGGACTTCGTCAATGACGTCGACGCCCGCACGCGCGTGGACCGCTCCTGGTACCTGACCAGCATCCAGGCCGGCTTCGAACCGTGGAGCGGCGGGGTGGGCCTCGCCGTCAACTCCTTCTCGGCTTCGGTCAGCTAG
- a CDS encoding succinate dehydrogenase/fumarate reductase iron-sulfur subunit — protein MNLTVRIWRQAGPATEGRLVSYPVAGLSPDMSFLELLDVLNQELIAAGEEPVAFDHDCREGICGSCGVVINGQAHGPERTTSCQLHLRSFADGDVIDVEPWRAKGFPVIKDLVVDRSALDRIVQAGGYVSAPTGSAPDAHATPIPKPDADLAFDNATCIGCGACVAACPNGSATLFTAAKVTHLSLLPQGQPERAQRVLDMVDAMDAEGFGGCTNTGECVASCPKGIPFASISALNREFRKASRSGRR, from the coding sequence GTGAACCTCACCGTCCGCATCTGGCGCCAGGCCGGCCCGGCCACCGAAGGCAGGCTGGTCTCCTACCCGGTCGCCGGCCTCAGCCCGGACATGTCCTTCCTCGAACTGCTGGACGTGCTGAACCAGGAGCTGATCGCCGCCGGCGAAGAACCGGTGGCCTTCGACCACGACTGCCGCGAGGGCATCTGCGGCTCGTGCGGGGTCGTGATCAACGGGCAGGCGCACGGCCCCGAGCGCACGACGTCGTGCCAGCTGCACCTGCGCTCGTTCGCCGACGGCGACGTCATCGACGTCGAACCGTGGCGGGCCAAGGGCTTCCCGGTGATCAAAGATCTCGTGGTCGACCGGTCGGCGCTCGACCGGATCGTCCAGGCCGGCGGGTACGTCAGCGCGCCCACCGGCAGCGCCCCGGACGCGCACGCGACCCCCATCCCCAAGCCCGACGCCGACCTCGCCTTCGACAACGCGACGTGCATCGGCTGCGGCGCCTGCGTGGCGGCCTGCCCCAACGGCTCGGCGACCCTGTTCACCGCGGCGAAGGTGACGCACCTTTCGCTGCTGCCGCAAGGACAACCGGAGCGTGCCCAGCGGGTGCTGGACATGGTCGACGCGATGGACGCGGAGGGCTTCGGCGGCTGCACGAACACGGGGGAGTGCGTGGCGTCCTGCCCGAAGGGGATCCCGTTCGCGAGCATCTCGGCCCTCAACCGGGAGTTCCGGAAGGCGAGCCGGTCCGGGCGCCGCTGA